The Cherax quadricarinatus isolate ZL_2023a unplaced genomic scaffold, ASM3850222v1 Contig4164, whole genome shotgun sequence genome has a segment encoding these proteins:
- the LOC138852114 gene encoding zinc finger protein 84-like, with the protein MGKHEEHKPYECSECLKCFSTKYNLVNHMRVHTGDKPYQCSECLKCFTVKRNLVTHMRVHTGYKPYQCSECLKCFSRKTYLVTHVRVHTGDKPYQCSECLKCFSRKTHLVSHMRLHAGDKPYQCSECLRCFIAKSSLVRHMRVHTGDKPYQCSECLKSFTEKSSLLTHMRVHTGDKPYQCSECLKCFSRKTSLVTHVRVHRGDKPYQCSECLKCFSRKIHLVTHVRVHTGDKPYQCSECLKCFSNKANLVAHMKVHTGDKPYQCSECLKCFRRKTHLVTHVRVHTGDKPYQCSECLKCFSRKPLLVTHVRVHTGDKPYQCSECLKCFSQKTHLVTHVRVHTGDKPYQCSECLKCFSRKPLLVTHVRVHTGDKPYQCSECLKCFSQKTHLVTHMRVHTGDKPYQCSECLKCFTVKSSFVSHSRLHSGDKTC; encoded by the coding sequence ATGGGAAAACACGAAGAACATAAACCATatgaatgttcagagtgtctgaaatgttttagtaccAAATACAATCTTGTGAatcatatgagagtacatacaggggataaaccatatcaatgttcagagtgtctgaaatgttttactgtAAAACGcaatcttgtgacacatatgagagtacatacaggatataaaccatatcaatgttcagagtgtctgaaatgttttagtagaAAAACCTATCTTGTGACACatgtgagagtacatacaggagataaaccatatcaatgttcagagtgtctgaaatgttttagtagaAAAACCCATCTTGTGTCACATATGAGATTACAtgcaggagataaaccatatcagtgttcagagtgtctgagaTGTTTTATTGCAAAAAGCAGTCTTGTGAGacacatgagagtacatacaggagataaaccatatcaatgttcagagtgtctgaaaagTTTTACTGAAAAAAGCAGTCTTTTGACACATATGAGAgttcatacaggagataaaccatatcaatgttcagagtgtctgaaatgttttagtagaAAAACCAGTCTTGTGACACATGTGAGAGTACATagaggagataaaccatatcaatgttcagagtgtctgaaatgttttagtagaAAAATCCATCTTGTGACACatgtgagagtacatacaggagataaaccatatcaatgttcagagtgtctgaaatgttttagtaatAAAGCCAATCTTGTGGCACATATgaaagtacatacaggagataaaccatatcaatgttcagagtgtctgaaatgttttcgTAGAAAAACCCATCTTGTGACACatgtgagagtacatacaggagataaaccatatcaatgttcagagtgtctgaaatgttttagtagaAAACCCCTTCTAGTGACACatgtgagagtacatacaggagataaaccatatcaatgttcagagtgtctgaaatgttttagtcaaaAAACCCATCTTGTGACACATGTGAGAGTACATactggagataaaccatatcaatgttcagagtgtctgaaatgtttcagTAGAAAACCCCTTCTTGTGACACatgtgagagtacatacaggagataaaccatatcaatgttcagagtgtctgaaatgttttagtcaaaaaacccatcttgtgacacatatgagagtacatacaggagataaaccatatcaatgttcagaatgtctgaaatgttttactgtAAAAAGCAGTTTTGTTAGTCATTCACGACTACATTCTGGAGATAAAACATGTTAG